From Lampris incognitus isolate fLamInc1 chromosome 13, fLamInc1.hap2, whole genome shotgun sequence, one genomic window encodes:
- the zgc:123010 gene encoding uncharacterized protein zgc:123010 isoform X1, translated as MVALMRFARLCRLFGFGNGPAVQQEEQQMDCGAATIDPTDTSVSQDTITGEEGLSEEEKVKRRAERRRAKRKRRRERRKQEQVKQSESAEQEDEDEDGGGESDLEESESEAEVAGEEERNEPKEEESAEKPLTPHKCPPVPAMASSEMKEVHQPQDGPSEEEPEWDVSSAFFANAASHIKPKGSSRRSKENKENEARREMNGSDAVTKRSASLTEKGIKLVNEGQYALAVSMFTEAIRYDPKDYRFFGNRSYCYICLEQYPQALADAERSIQLAPDWPKGHFRKGSALMGMKRYSEAEKAMEQVLKLDKNCDEAVNELFNCRVLQLMEMGFEETQSIQLLEKFCTVQAVLASCPEACRVGSQEFSTANLGPCPSLWVGNVTTELTEKLLWDLFKTYGEIDSIRVLHERFCAFVNFKNADMAARAMDKLNGYSIENTRLVVRYPDRRTQKVLPVPQQAGATAASNRRSGPVNGDECYFWRTTGCHFGDKCRYKHIPDQKGKDRKPWQP; from the exons GCCCCGCTGTCCAACAGGAGGAGCAGCAGATGGACTGTGGCGCAGCGACCATTGACCCCACTGATACCTCTGTTTCACAG GACACAATTACCGGAGAGGAGGGTCTGAGTGAGGAGGAAAAGGTCAAACGGCGAGCAGAGCGGCGTCGAGCCAAGAGGAAG CGCCGCCGGGAGCGACGGAAGCAGGAGCAGGTGAAGCAGAGCGAGAGTGCTGAGCAG GAGGATGAAGACGAGGACGGTGGCGGCGAGTCCGACTTGGAGGAGAGCGAGTCGGAAGCGGAGGTCGCCGGCGAAGAGGAGAGGAACGAGCCAAAAGAGGAGGAAAGCGCAGAGAAACCGCTCACCCCGCACAAGTGCCCCCCTGTCCCCGCCATGGCTTCTTCAGAGATGAAGGAGGTTCACCAGCCCCAAGACGGGCCCAGTGAAGAG GAGCCAGAGTGGGACGTGAGCAGTGCCTTCTTTGCTAATGCCGCTAGCCATATCAAACCCAAAGGCTCGAGTCGCAGGTCTAAAGAGAACAAGGAGAACGAGGCCAGGAGAGAG ATGAATGGATCTGATGCTGTGACCAAGAGAAGTGCGTCACTAACAG aaAAAGGGATCAAGCTGGTAAATGAAGGGCAGTACGCTTTGGCAGTCAGCATGTTTACAGAAGCCATTAGATATGACCCCAAGGATTACAG GTTTTTTGGGAATCGTTCCTATTGCTATATCTGCTTGGAGCAATACCCTCAAGCCCTGGCAGATGCAGAGCGGTCTATCCAGCTGGCACCAGACTGGCCAAAAGGACATTTCCGCAAGGGCAGTGCTCTCATGGGCATGAAG AGATACAGCGAGGCGGAGAAAGCCATGGAGCAAGTGCTGAAGTTGGACAAAAACTGTGATGAGGCAGTCAATGAGCTGTTCAACTGCAGAGTCCTGCAGTTAATG GAGATGGGTTTTGAGGAAACACAAAGCATCCAATTGCTAGAGAAGTTCTGCACAGTACAAGCTGTCCTGGCTTCTTGTCCTGAGGCTTGCAGGG TGGGGAGCCAAGAGTTCTCCACAGCCAACCTGGG CCCTTGTCCATCTTTGTGGGTTGGAAACGTGACAACGGAGCTGACTGAGAAACTCTTATGGGACCTTTTTAAAAC ATATGGTGAGATAGACAGCATCAGGGTATTACACGAGAGATTTTGTGCCTTTGTCAACTTCAAGAACGCCGATATGGCAGCTCGTGCCATGGACAAACTGAAC gGTTATAGTATTGAGAACACACGTCTGGTAGTGCGCTATCCCGACCGCCGCACTCAGAAGGTCCTTCCAGTACCACAGCAGGCTGGGGCAACTGCTGCTAG CAACAGGCGGAGCGGCCCGGTCAATGGAGACGAGTGCTACTTCTGGAGAACCACTGGCTGCCATTTTGGTGACAAGTGTCGCTACAAACACATTCCCGATCAAAAAGGCAAGGACAGGAAGCCCTGGCAGCCTTGA
- the zgc:123010 gene encoding uncharacterized protein zgc:123010 isoform X2: protein MVALMRFARLCRLFGFGNGPAVQQEEQQMDCGAATIDPTDTSVSQDTITGEEGLSEEEKVKRRAERRRAKRKRRRERRKQEQVKQSESAEQEDEDEDGGGESDLEESESEAEVAGEEERNEPKEEESAEKPLTPHKCPPVPAMASSEMKEVHQPQDGPSEEEPEWDVSSAFFANAASHIKPKGSSRRSKENKENEARREMNGSDAVTKRSASLTEKGIKLVNEGQYALAVSMFTEAIRYDPKDYRFFGNRSYCYICLEQYPQALADAERSIQLAPDWPKGHFRKGSALMGMKRYSEAEKAMEQVLKLDKNCDEAVNELFNCRVLQLMEMGFEETQSIQLLEKFCTVQAVLASCPEACRVGSQEFSTANLGPCPSLWVGNVTTELTEKLLWDLFKTYGEIDSIRVLHERFCAFVNFKNADMAARAMDKLNGYSIENTRLVVRYPDRRTQKVLPVPQQAGATAARRSGPVNGDECYFWRTTGCHFGDKCRYKHIPDQKGKDRKPWQP, encoded by the exons GCCCCGCTGTCCAACAGGAGGAGCAGCAGATGGACTGTGGCGCAGCGACCATTGACCCCACTGATACCTCTGTTTCACAG GACACAATTACCGGAGAGGAGGGTCTGAGTGAGGAGGAAAAGGTCAAACGGCGAGCAGAGCGGCGTCGAGCCAAGAGGAAG CGCCGCCGGGAGCGACGGAAGCAGGAGCAGGTGAAGCAGAGCGAGAGTGCTGAGCAG GAGGATGAAGACGAGGACGGTGGCGGCGAGTCCGACTTGGAGGAGAGCGAGTCGGAAGCGGAGGTCGCCGGCGAAGAGGAGAGGAACGAGCCAAAAGAGGAGGAAAGCGCAGAGAAACCGCTCACCCCGCACAAGTGCCCCCCTGTCCCCGCCATGGCTTCTTCAGAGATGAAGGAGGTTCACCAGCCCCAAGACGGGCCCAGTGAAGAG GAGCCAGAGTGGGACGTGAGCAGTGCCTTCTTTGCTAATGCCGCTAGCCATATCAAACCCAAAGGCTCGAGTCGCAGGTCTAAAGAGAACAAGGAGAACGAGGCCAGGAGAGAG ATGAATGGATCTGATGCTGTGACCAAGAGAAGTGCGTCACTAACAG aaAAAGGGATCAAGCTGGTAAATGAAGGGCAGTACGCTTTGGCAGTCAGCATGTTTACAGAAGCCATTAGATATGACCCCAAGGATTACAG GTTTTTTGGGAATCGTTCCTATTGCTATATCTGCTTGGAGCAATACCCTCAAGCCCTGGCAGATGCAGAGCGGTCTATCCAGCTGGCACCAGACTGGCCAAAAGGACATTTCCGCAAGGGCAGTGCTCTCATGGGCATGAAG AGATACAGCGAGGCGGAGAAAGCCATGGAGCAAGTGCTGAAGTTGGACAAAAACTGTGATGAGGCAGTCAATGAGCTGTTCAACTGCAGAGTCCTGCAGTTAATG GAGATGGGTTTTGAGGAAACACAAAGCATCCAATTGCTAGAGAAGTTCTGCACAGTACAAGCTGTCCTGGCTTCTTGTCCTGAGGCTTGCAGGG TGGGGAGCCAAGAGTTCTCCACAGCCAACCTGGG CCCTTGTCCATCTTTGTGGGTTGGAAACGTGACAACGGAGCTGACTGAGAAACTCTTATGGGACCTTTTTAAAAC ATATGGTGAGATAGACAGCATCAGGGTATTACACGAGAGATTTTGTGCCTTTGTCAACTTCAAGAACGCCGATATGGCAGCTCGTGCCATGGACAAACTGAAC gGTTATAGTATTGAGAACACACGTCTGGTAGTGCGCTATCCCGACCGCCGCACTCAGAAGGTCCTTCCAGTACCACAGCAGGCTGGGGCAACTGCTGCTAG GCGGAGCGGCCCGGTCAATGGAGACGAGTGCTACTTCTGGAGAACCACTGGCTGCCATTTTGGTGACAAGTGTCGCTACAAACACATTCCCGATCAAAAAGGCAAGGACAGGAAGCCCTGGCAGCCTTGA
- the zgc:123010 gene encoding tetratricopeptide repeat protein 31 isoform X4: MVALMRFARLCRLFGFGNGPAVQQEEQQMDCGAATIDPTDTSVSQDTITGEEGLSEEEKVKRRAERRRAKRKRRRERRKQEQVKQSESAEQEDEDEDGGGESDLEESESEAEVAGEEERNEPKEEESAEKPLTPHKCPPVPAMASSEMKEVHQPQDGPSEEEPEWDVSSAFFANAASHIKPKGSSRRSKENKENEARREMNGSDAVTKRSASLTEKGIKLVNEGQYALAVSMFTEAIRYDPKDYRFFGNRSYCYICLEQYPQALADAERSIQLAPDWPKGHFRKGSALMGMKRYSEAEKAMEQVLKLDKNCDEAVNELFNCRVLQLMEMGFEETQSIQLLEKFCTVQAVLASCPEACRVGSQEFSTANLGPCPSLWVGNVTTELTEKLLWDLFKTYGEIDSIRVLHERFCAFVNFKNADMAARAMDKLNGYSIENTRLVVRYPDRRTQKVLPVPQQAGATAARVLGVGSVTLWARIRHSPRLLF; encoded by the exons GCCCCGCTGTCCAACAGGAGGAGCAGCAGATGGACTGTGGCGCAGCGACCATTGACCCCACTGATACCTCTGTTTCACAG GACACAATTACCGGAGAGGAGGGTCTGAGTGAGGAGGAAAAGGTCAAACGGCGAGCAGAGCGGCGTCGAGCCAAGAGGAAG CGCCGCCGGGAGCGACGGAAGCAGGAGCAGGTGAAGCAGAGCGAGAGTGCTGAGCAG GAGGATGAAGACGAGGACGGTGGCGGCGAGTCCGACTTGGAGGAGAGCGAGTCGGAAGCGGAGGTCGCCGGCGAAGAGGAGAGGAACGAGCCAAAAGAGGAGGAAAGCGCAGAGAAACCGCTCACCCCGCACAAGTGCCCCCCTGTCCCCGCCATGGCTTCTTCAGAGATGAAGGAGGTTCACCAGCCCCAAGACGGGCCCAGTGAAGAG GAGCCAGAGTGGGACGTGAGCAGTGCCTTCTTTGCTAATGCCGCTAGCCATATCAAACCCAAAGGCTCGAGTCGCAGGTCTAAAGAGAACAAGGAGAACGAGGCCAGGAGAGAG ATGAATGGATCTGATGCTGTGACCAAGAGAAGTGCGTCACTAACAG aaAAAGGGATCAAGCTGGTAAATGAAGGGCAGTACGCTTTGGCAGTCAGCATGTTTACAGAAGCCATTAGATATGACCCCAAGGATTACAG GTTTTTTGGGAATCGTTCCTATTGCTATATCTGCTTGGAGCAATACCCTCAAGCCCTGGCAGATGCAGAGCGGTCTATCCAGCTGGCACCAGACTGGCCAAAAGGACATTTCCGCAAGGGCAGTGCTCTCATGGGCATGAAG AGATACAGCGAGGCGGAGAAAGCCATGGAGCAAGTGCTGAAGTTGGACAAAAACTGTGATGAGGCAGTCAATGAGCTGTTCAACTGCAGAGTCCTGCAGTTAATG GAGATGGGTTTTGAGGAAACACAAAGCATCCAATTGCTAGAGAAGTTCTGCACAGTACAAGCTGTCCTGGCTTCTTGTCCTGAGGCTTGCAGGG TGGGGAGCCAAGAGTTCTCCACAGCCAACCTGGG CCCTTGTCCATCTTTGTGGGTTGGAAACGTGACAACGGAGCTGACTGAGAAACTCTTATGGGACCTTTTTAAAAC ATATGGTGAGATAGACAGCATCAGGGTATTACACGAGAGATTTTGTGCCTTTGTCAACTTCAAGAACGCCGATATGGCAGCTCGTGCCATGGACAAACTGAAC gGTTATAGTATTGAGAACACACGTCTGGTAGTGCGCTATCCCGACCGCCGCACTCAGAAGGTCCTTCCAGTACCACAGCAGGCTGGGGCAACTGCTGCTAG GGTCCTCGGTGTTGGATCTGTGACGCTCTGGGCGAGGATTCGCCACAGCCCTCGACTTCTGTTTTAG
- the zgc:123010 gene encoding uncharacterized protein zgc:123010 isoform X5, producing the protein MVALMRFARLCRLFGFGNGPAVQQEEQQMDCGAATIDPTDTSVSQDTITGEEGLSEEEKVKRRAERRRAKRKRRRERRKQEQVKQSESAEQEDEDEDGGGESDLEESESEAEVAGEEERNEPKEEESAEKPLTPHKCPPVPAMASSEMKEVHQPQDGPSEEMNGSDAVTKRSASLTEKGIKLVNEGQYALAVSMFTEAIRYDPKDYRFFGNRSYCYICLEQYPQALADAERSIQLAPDWPKGHFRKGSALMGMKRYSEAEKAMEQVLKLDKNCDEAVNELFNCRVLQLMEMGFEETQSIQLLEKFCTVQAVLASCPEACRVGSQEFSTANLGPCPSLWVGNVTTELTEKLLWDLFKTYGEIDSIRVLHERFCAFVNFKNADMAARAMDKLNGYSIENTRLVVRYPDRRTQKVLPVPQQAGATAASNRRSGPVNGDECYFWRTTGCHFGDKCRYKHIPDQKGKDRKPWQP; encoded by the exons GCCCCGCTGTCCAACAGGAGGAGCAGCAGATGGACTGTGGCGCAGCGACCATTGACCCCACTGATACCTCTGTTTCACAG GACACAATTACCGGAGAGGAGGGTCTGAGTGAGGAGGAAAAGGTCAAACGGCGAGCAGAGCGGCGTCGAGCCAAGAGGAAG CGCCGCCGGGAGCGACGGAAGCAGGAGCAGGTGAAGCAGAGCGAGAGTGCTGAGCAG GAGGATGAAGACGAGGACGGTGGCGGCGAGTCCGACTTGGAGGAGAGCGAGTCGGAAGCGGAGGTCGCCGGCGAAGAGGAGAGGAACGAGCCAAAAGAGGAGGAAAGCGCAGAGAAACCGCTCACCCCGCACAAGTGCCCCCCTGTCCCCGCCATGGCTTCTTCAGAGATGAAGGAGGTTCACCAGCCCCAAGACGGGCCCAGTGAAGAG ATGAATGGATCTGATGCTGTGACCAAGAGAAGTGCGTCACTAACAG aaAAAGGGATCAAGCTGGTAAATGAAGGGCAGTACGCTTTGGCAGTCAGCATGTTTACAGAAGCCATTAGATATGACCCCAAGGATTACAG GTTTTTTGGGAATCGTTCCTATTGCTATATCTGCTTGGAGCAATACCCTCAAGCCCTGGCAGATGCAGAGCGGTCTATCCAGCTGGCACCAGACTGGCCAAAAGGACATTTCCGCAAGGGCAGTGCTCTCATGGGCATGAAG AGATACAGCGAGGCGGAGAAAGCCATGGAGCAAGTGCTGAAGTTGGACAAAAACTGTGATGAGGCAGTCAATGAGCTGTTCAACTGCAGAGTCCTGCAGTTAATG GAGATGGGTTTTGAGGAAACACAAAGCATCCAATTGCTAGAGAAGTTCTGCACAGTACAAGCTGTCCTGGCTTCTTGTCCTGAGGCTTGCAGGG TGGGGAGCCAAGAGTTCTCCACAGCCAACCTGGG CCCTTGTCCATCTTTGTGGGTTGGAAACGTGACAACGGAGCTGACTGAGAAACTCTTATGGGACCTTTTTAAAAC ATATGGTGAGATAGACAGCATCAGGGTATTACACGAGAGATTTTGTGCCTTTGTCAACTTCAAGAACGCCGATATGGCAGCTCGTGCCATGGACAAACTGAAC gGTTATAGTATTGAGAACACACGTCTGGTAGTGCGCTATCCCGACCGCCGCACTCAGAAGGTCCTTCCAGTACCACAGCAGGCTGGGGCAACTGCTGCTAG CAACAGGCGGAGCGGCCCGGTCAATGGAGACGAGTGCTACTTCTGGAGAACCACTGGCTGCCATTTTGGTGACAAGTGTCGCTACAAACACATTCCCGATCAAAAAGGCAAGGACAGGAAGCCCTGGCAGCCTTGA
- the zgc:123010 gene encoding uncharacterized protein zgc:123010 isoform X3 — MVALMRFARLCRLFGFGNGPAVQQEEQQMDCGAATIDPTDTSVSQDTITGEEGLSEEEKVKRRAERRRAKRKEDEDEDGGGESDLEESESEAEVAGEEERNEPKEEESAEKPLTPHKCPPVPAMASSEMKEVHQPQDGPSEEEPEWDVSSAFFANAASHIKPKGSSRRSKENKENEARREMNGSDAVTKRSASLTEKGIKLVNEGQYALAVSMFTEAIRYDPKDYRFFGNRSYCYICLEQYPQALADAERSIQLAPDWPKGHFRKGSALMGMKRYSEAEKAMEQVLKLDKNCDEAVNELFNCRVLQLMEMGFEETQSIQLLEKFCTVQAVLASCPEACRVGSQEFSTANLGPCPSLWVGNVTTELTEKLLWDLFKTYGEIDSIRVLHERFCAFVNFKNADMAARAMDKLNGYSIENTRLVVRYPDRRTQKVLPVPQQAGATAASNRRSGPVNGDECYFWRTTGCHFGDKCRYKHIPDQKGKDRKPWQP, encoded by the exons GCCCCGCTGTCCAACAGGAGGAGCAGCAGATGGACTGTGGCGCAGCGACCATTGACCCCACTGATACCTCTGTTTCACAG GACACAATTACCGGAGAGGAGGGTCTGAGTGAGGAGGAAAAGGTCAAACGGCGAGCAGAGCGGCGTCGAGCCAAGAGGAAG GAGGATGAAGACGAGGACGGTGGCGGCGAGTCCGACTTGGAGGAGAGCGAGTCGGAAGCGGAGGTCGCCGGCGAAGAGGAGAGGAACGAGCCAAAAGAGGAGGAAAGCGCAGAGAAACCGCTCACCCCGCACAAGTGCCCCCCTGTCCCCGCCATGGCTTCTTCAGAGATGAAGGAGGTTCACCAGCCCCAAGACGGGCCCAGTGAAGAG GAGCCAGAGTGGGACGTGAGCAGTGCCTTCTTTGCTAATGCCGCTAGCCATATCAAACCCAAAGGCTCGAGTCGCAGGTCTAAAGAGAACAAGGAGAACGAGGCCAGGAGAGAG ATGAATGGATCTGATGCTGTGACCAAGAGAAGTGCGTCACTAACAG aaAAAGGGATCAAGCTGGTAAATGAAGGGCAGTACGCTTTGGCAGTCAGCATGTTTACAGAAGCCATTAGATATGACCCCAAGGATTACAG GTTTTTTGGGAATCGTTCCTATTGCTATATCTGCTTGGAGCAATACCCTCAAGCCCTGGCAGATGCAGAGCGGTCTATCCAGCTGGCACCAGACTGGCCAAAAGGACATTTCCGCAAGGGCAGTGCTCTCATGGGCATGAAG AGATACAGCGAGGCGGAGAAAGCCATGGAGCAAGTGCTGAAGTTGGACAAAAACTGTGATGAGGCAGTCAATGAGCTGTTCAACTGCAGAGTCCTGCAGTTAATG GAGATGGGTTTTGAGGAAACACAAAGCATCCAATTGCTAGAGAAGTTCTGCACAGTACAAGCTGTCCTGGCTTCTTGTCCTGAGGCTTGCAGGG TGGGGAGCCAAGAGTTCTCCACAGCCAACCTGGG CCCTTGTCCATCTTTGTGGGTTGGAAACGTGACAACGGAGCTGACTGAGAAACTCTTATGGGACCTTTTTAAAAC ATATGGTGAGATAGACAGCATCAGGGTATTACACGAGAGATTTTGTGCCTTTGTCAACTTCAAGAACGCCGATATGGCAGCTCGTGCCATGGACAAACTGAAC gGTTATAGTATTGAGAACACACGTCTGGTAGTGCGCTATCCCGACCGCCGCACTCAGAAGGTCCTTCCAGTACCACAGCAGGCTGGGGCAACTGCTGCTAG CAACAGGCGGAGCGGCCCGGTCAATGGAGACGAGTGCTACTTCTGGAGAACCACTGGCTGCCATTTTGGTGACAAGTGTCGCTACAAACACATTCCCGATCAAAAAGGCAAGGACAGGAAGCCCTGGCAGCCTTGA